The following coding sequences lie in one Vibrio sp. BS-M-Sm-2 genomic window:
- a CDS encoding NUDIX hydrolase, whose protein sequence is MDVHECVSFILLNESQVLLEKRSESKETDPGLITIPGGHIERGESQVQALFRELKEELNVTPTEYTFLCSLYHPTTETQLIHYFVVTQWEGEIIAQEADSIAWYSLNTAPVGIAADGIALREVERVGSYL, encoded by the coding sequence ATGGATGTACATGAGTGTGTTTCTTTTATCTTGCTGAACGAATCACAAGTATTGTTAGAAAAACGCAGCGAGTCTAAAGAGACGGATCCGGGATTGATTACCATACCTGGCGGTCATATTGAGCGCGGTGAAAGTCAGGTACAGGCGTTGTTTCGTGAGCTTAAAGAAGAGCTCAACGTTACTCCTACTGAATACACGTTCTTATGTTCACTTTACCACCCAACAACAGAGACCCAGTTGATTCATTACTTTGTGGTAACCCAATGGGAAGGGGAGATAATCGCACAAGAAGCTGACAGCATCGCGTGGTATTCGCTAAATACTGCTCCTGTTGGTATAGCGGCCGATGGTATTGCTTTGAGAGAAGTGGAGCGAGTGGGTAGTTATCTTTAG
- a CDS encoding RDD family protein has product MYANKYSNFWRRFFAIWIDSIVFLPLEWIDDYVLSGVISSGGIFAWGAVNSLIGVTYYVGMHAKFGQTIGKMVTRVKVVDVSESRNLTLKQSCMRDIVPIMLIPFSLYAYAQLSFYGQTWESLEQGRAFIFVGYAMIGWVLLEFISMLFNHKRRAIHDFIAGSVVVKKV; this is encoded by the coding sequence ATGTATGCCAATAAGTATTCTAATTTCTGGAGACGCTTCTTCGCTATCTGGATAGATTCAATCGTATTTTTACCTTTGGAGTGGATAGATGATTATGTACTTTCTGGCGTGATAAGTTCAGGTGGTATTTTTGCTTGGGGAGCGGTGAATTCACTAATTGGTGTCACTTACTACGTTGGCATGCATGCTAAATTTGGGCAAACAATCGGTAAGATGGTCACCCGAGTGAAAGTAGTCGATGTATCTGAAAGTCGAAACCTAACCCTCAAACAGTCTTGTATGAGAGATATTGTCCCAATTATGCTTATACCCTTTAGTCTCTATGCTTACGCGCAACTGTCTTTTTACGGCCAGACTTGGGAAAGTTTAGAGCAAGGCCGGGCCTTTATTTTTGTTGGGTACGCAATGATCGGATGGGTTCTTTTAGAGTTCATCTCCATGCTATTTAATCATAAACGCAGAGCGATTCATGATTTCATTGCGGGCTCTGTTGTCGTAAAGAAAGTCTAA
- a CDS encoding nucleotidyltransferase domain-containing protein: protein MLNQTRGLDKDGFIENLYSHKNIAPEFQEVVSAVIDSLLSGLPNQIDGIYLYGSVPRGTAVVGRSDLDVSIVLNTPIGQKEKRLFQHLYDTIPKAYPQVSKLDIDPGFLSEVLQPQEKFHWQFWLKHCCCCIWGNDLAIDFPRYKPSSEIAQALNGDLSTFLDQMSSTFKTMTDADVAKVIGKKLVRAAYYFVAEKDGSWYTNLSQCTAVAKRHYSEQSDDIELAHQYVLGQLTSKVEALELYERLSKNLS, encoded by the coding sequence ATGCTGAATCAAACTAGAGGTCTCGACAAAGACGGGTTCATCGAAAACCTATACTCTCATAAGAATATCGCTCCCGAATTCCAAGAGGTTGTGAGTGCCGTTATTGATTCGTTGTTAAGTGGCCTTCCGAATCAAATTGATGGTATCTATCTATACGGAAGTGTGCCGAGAGGAACGGCGGTTGTTGGTCGCTCGGATTTGGATGTTTCTATCGTACTCAATACACCTATTGGTCAAAAAGAGAAGCGACTATTTCAACACCTTTATGACACCATTCCCAAAGCATATCCCCAAGTCAGTAAGCTTGATATCGACCCTGGCTTTCTTTCAGAAGTGTTGCAACCACAAGAAAAATTCCATTGGCAGTTTTGGCTCAAGCACTGTTGCTGTTGTATTTGGGGTAATGATCTAGCTATTGATTTTCCACGTTACAAACCTAGTAGTGAAATAGCCCAAGCTCTCAATGGCGACTTGTCTACATTTCTGGATCAAATGAGTTCGACCTTTAAAACAATGACTGATGCGGATGTCGCTAAGGTGATTGGCAAGAAGTTGGTGCGGGCGGCGTACTACTTTGTCGCTGAGAAAGACGGCAGTTGGTACACCAACCTGAGCCAGTGCACTGCTGTAGCCAAGCGTCATTATTCAGAACAAAGTGACGATATTGAATTAGCACACCAATACGTTCTCGGGCAATTAACCTCTAAAGTTGAAGCCTTGGAGTTGTATGAAAGGCTAAGCAAGAATTTGTCGTGA
- a CDS encoding carbon-nitrogen hydrolase family protein, with product MSVTISLAQIPIVRGNWRENLKQHLKMVEQSSKYNADVVVFPELSLIGYELDLAEELALSLEPSNFEELSRASVQSEMIVVAGCPLRVPGLSHPTIGAVVCFPDGRVEFYSKQHLHDGEGEYCSAGDVDYVFDVNGHQIALAICADFIEADHSQRAKHLDADIYLASALISENGFDPDSKILSGIASEHGIPVLLSNHISMTGDWETCGKSSVWSSQGELVISANSKESGIVLCTISGCETDLNLAGKWHAESN from the coding sequence ATGAGTGTCACTATCAGTTTGGCCCAAATTCCTATCGTAAGAGGCAACTGGAGAGAAAACCTTAAGCAACATCTAAAAATGGTAGAGCAATCGTCAAAGTACAATGCGGATGTGGTTGTTTTCCCCGAGCTATCACTGATTGGCTATGAGCTTGATTTGGCTGAAGAACTTGCATTGTCTCTTGAGCCATCAAATTTTGAAGAACTCTCCCGTGCTTCAGTTCAAAGTGAGATGATTGTTGTGGCTGGGTGTCCCTTGCGAGTTCCTGGCTTATCCCATCCCACCATAGGCGCCGTTGTTTGCTTTCCCGATGGCAGAGTTGAGTTCTACTCTAAACAGCACCTGCATGATGGTGAGGGTGAATACTGCTCCGCTGGCGATGTTGATTATGTATTTGATGTGAATGGGCATCAAATCGCGCTAGCAATATGTGCTGACTTCATAGAGGCGGATCACTCCCAACGAGCTAAACATCTAGATGCTGATATCTATTTAGCGAGCGCTTTAATCTCTGAGAATGGCTTTGATCCGGATTCTAAAATCTTATCTGGAATTGCGTCGGAACACGGTATACCAGTATTACTGAGTAACCATATCTCTATGACGGGAGATTGGGAAACGTGTGGCAAGAGCTCGGTTTGGAGTTCGCAAGGAGAGCTCGTGATCAGTGCAAACTCAAAAGAGAGTGGCATTGTTCTATGTACGATCTCGGGCTGTGAAACGGATCTTAATCTAGCTGGAAAGTGGCATGCTGAATCAAACTAG
- a CDS encoding DNA alkylation repair protein yields MSMVETVKQHLSEVGYPKVGIKTAQVRSISAQIFKTLEGKDISSVLSLCTQLLEQRDWALGVIAYDWAFRVRKQYSRDTFPVFERWLKEFVTDWNDCDDFCTHAFGELLSQYNDLFDLTTKWVEHSNFAVRRAAAVVLIYPTNKNRYAALDPFHVADLLLEDKHDLVQKGYGWMLKVLSQKEPQQVIGYLNAKHAAIPRVAFRYAIEKLDNEIKRELMSL; encoded by the coding sequence GTGAGTATGGTCGAAACGGTAAAGCAGCATCTTTCAGAAGTGGGTTATCCGAAAGTGGGTATCAAAACAGCTCAGGTTCGTTCCATTTCTGCTCAGATTTTTAAGACTCTTGAAGGCAAAGATATTTCTAGCGTGTTGTCTCTGTGTACTCAATTATTGGAGCAAAGAGACTGGGCGCTAGGAGTTATCGCGTACGATTGGGCTTTTAGAGTAAGAAAACAATATTCAAGAGACACGTTTCCTGTTTTTGAGCGTTGGTTAAAAGAGTTCGTCACAGACTGGAACGATTGTGACGACTTTTGTACTCATGCTTTTGGGGAGTTACTGTCTCAATACAATGACTTGTTCGATCTCACAACCAAATGGGTCGAGCATTCGAATTTCGCTGTACGCAGGGCCGCTGCGGTCGTCTTAATTTATCCTACCAATAAGAATCGTTACGCTGCGTTGGATCCGTTTCACGTGGCGGATCTATTGCTCGAAGATAAGCATGACTTAGTACAGAAAGGCTATGGTTGGATGCTTAAAGTACTCAGTCAAAAAGAGCCTCAACAGGTTATTGGTTATCTGAATGCTAAGCATGCCGCAATACCAAGAGTGGCTTTTCGTTACGCGATTGAAAAGTTGGACAATGAAATTAAGCGAGAGTTAATGTCGCTTTGA
- a CDS encoding prepilin-type N-terminal cleavage/methylation domain-containing protein: protein MKKNGFTIIELVVVIVILGIIAVTAAPRFLNVSTDSHIAAVKGTGAAFKAGVDLAYSKNLTLNGGGPSTNIPIYDDSATGQLDFNEWGYPVQQWPYAEDFPRLDNPEDCISVWGALLLDPPSVSSFNSSTDTDYIAEYIHADQCRYHYRVVPGISIYYNSMNGDVTVDDEPDS from the coding sequence ATGAAAAAGAACGGTTTTACAATTATTGAGCTTGTTGTCGTTATTGTGATTCTTGGAATAATCGCCGTTACGGCAGCGCCCAGATTCCTGAATGTGAGTACAGATTCGCATATTGCAGCCGTGAAAGGTACTGGCGCTGCTTTCAAAGCAGGTGTCGATCTTGCCTACTCAAAAAATTTGACCTTAAACGGTGGCGGTCCATCTACGAACATCCCTATCTATGATGACTCTGCCACTGGCCAGCTTGACTTCAATGAATGGGGATACCCAGTACAGCAATGGCCTTACGCAGAAGATTTTCCAAGGTTGGATAACCCGGAAGACTGTATTTCGGTATGGGGAGCTCTCCTGCTTGATCCACCAAGCGTTTCTAGTTTCAACTCATCGACTGATACTGACTATATCGCTGAGTACATCCACGCCGACCAATGCCGTTATCATTATCGAGTCGTACCGGGGATATCTATTTACTACAACTCGATGAATGGCGATGTCACCGTGGATGACGAACCAGACAGCTAA
- a CDS encoding GNAT family N-acetyltransferase yields the protein MFKLETSRLILRDMTLQDEIAFVTMSQDAKYQRFYDETDCEPSKYHQLTQLFVEQAEEDPRQSYQLAVERKESGKFIGTVCLRLEDNQQASMGCAFAREIQGKGLPIEAAKALAGFGFSELGVHRIYAETIGENLAAIRLCKSLGMRQEACFKEHRFFKNKWWDTVVLAILSTEWE from the coding sequence ATGTTCAAACTCGAAACCAGCAGACTGATTCTTCGAGACATGACACTCCAAGATGAGATCGCCTTTGTTACCATGTCTCAAGACGCTAAATATCAGCGCTTCTATGATGAGACTGATTGTGAACCTAGTAAATACCATCAACTCACCCAATTATTTGTTGAACAGGCTGAGGAAGATCCTCGTCAGTCCTATCAATTAGCTGTTGAAAGAAAAGAGTCAGGGAAGTTTATCGGAACCGTGTGTTTACGCCTTGAAGATAACCAGCAAGCTTCAATGGGCTGCGCTTTTGCGAGAGAAATTCAGGGGAAAGGGCTACCCATAGAAGCGGCCAAAGCTCTGGCTGGTTTTGGGTTTTCAGAGTTAGGGGTTCATCGAATTTATGCGGAAACCATTGGTGAGAATCTAGCGGCGATAAGATTGTGTAAGTCACTCGGGATGAGACAAGAAGCTTGCTTTAAAGAGCACCGATTCTTCAAAAATAAGTGGTGGGATACCGTTGTATTGGCGATTCTTAGTACTGAGTGGGAATGA
- a CDS encoding DUF3465 domain-containing protein, with the protein MKQFCALLLGLLSFGISHVQANDTRLKQAYENHHSDVQVRGSGTVYRLLPDDNKGSRHQKFILRLDSGQTLLVAHNIDLAPRVQDLAKGDRVEFYGEYEWNKKGGVMHWTHKDPRNHHAHGWLKHNGKVYE; encoded by the coding sequence ATGAAACAATTTTGTGCTCTACTTTTAGGGCTGCTTAGCTTCGGCATCAGTCATGTTCAAGCGAATGATACGCGACTTAAGCAAGCTTACGAAAATCACCACAGCGACGTTCAGGTGCGCGGATCGGGTACGGTGTATCGATTACTGCCAGATGATAATAAAGGTTCTCGGCATCAGAAATTCATTTTACGACTTGATAGCGGACAAACATTGTTAGTCGCACATAATATTGACTTAGCTCCTCGTGTTCAGGATCTGGCAAAGGGCGATCGAGTTGAATTTTATGGTGAATATGAATGGAACAAGAAAGGTGGCGTAATGCACTGGACGCACAAAGATCCTCGCAATCATCATGCTCATGGTTGGTTAAAGCATAATGGGAAAGTATACGAGTAA
- a CDS encoding TIGR03643 family protein: MKLSKESESRIIEMAWEDRTPFEAIEHQFGLNESQVIRFMRSHMKLGSFKLWRARVAGRATKHVKLRSSEVSRGYCPTQYKHR; the protein is encoded by the coding sequence ATGAAATTATCTAAAGAGAGTGAATCAAGAATTATTGAAATGGCGTGGGAAGACCGAACGCCATTTGAGGCAATAGAACACCAATTTGGTTTAAATGAATCACAGGTGATTCGTTTTATGCGTAGCCATATGAAGCTGGGTAGCTTCAAATTGTGGCGCGCTCGCGTCGCAGGTCGTGCGACAAAACATGTAAAACTTCGTAGCTCTGAAGTGTCGAGAGGTTATTGTCCAACTCAGTACAAGCATCGTTAA
- a CDS encoding GNAT family N-acetyltransferase has product MKVTIRPAMPSELAAIYALVTSNDEWTKFNGPYFSYSHPSLESFEAHSFKRLIEGDDLQLVVVDGVPVGTVSCYWECEETRWLEAGVVIYNSDYWGKGIAALALPLWITYLFDNKQIERVGLTTWSGNPRMMSLALKLGFQQEAKLRKVRYYQGEYYDSVKYGVLRSEWLERG; this is encoded by the coding sequence ATGAAAGTCACTATTAGGCCCGCCATGCCAAGTGAATTGGCCGCTATTTATGCTTTGGTCACCTCAAACGATGAGTGGACGAAGTTTAATGGCCCTTATTTTTCGTATTCTCATCCGTCATTAGAAAGTTTTGAAGCGCATTCGTTCAAACGACTGATCGAGGGCGATGATCTACAGCTGGTGGTTGTCGACGGTGTACCTGTTGGAACCGTGAGTTGCTACTGGGAGTGTGAAGAGACACGTTGGCTCGAAGCTGGCGTGGTCATTTATAACTCTGATTATTGGGGGAAGGGGATCGCAGCATTGGCACTTCCGCTCTGGATTACTTACCTATTCGACAACAAACAGATTGAGCGTGTGGGGCTAACTACTTGGTCAGGTAACCCGCGCATGATGTCTCTTGCTTTGAAGCTAGGTTTCCAGCAAGAGGCGAAGCTGAGAAAGGTGCGATATTACCAAGGCGAGTATTATGACTCGGTGAAGTATGGGGTGCTGCGTAGCGAGTGGCTGGAGAGAGGATAG
- a CDS encoding BLUF domain-containing protein, with amino-acid sequence MFLTRLIYVSTLCESCDAKALDDILDISRDHNKQSHLTGLLSHNQKYFLQCIEGSRDAVNHTYNHILNDHRHNNVTILYYKEIDSRQFGDWSMGDIPQSSLTELLNLQFSASNQFNPYEMSGESAYQMLLELKQNLPSE; translated from the coding sequence ATGTTCCTAACTCGGTTGATTTATGTCAGTACGCTTTGCGAAAGTTGCGACGCCAAAGCTTTAGATGATATTTTGGATATTTCCCGTGACCACAATAAACAAAGCCATTTAACTGGGCTACTTAGTCATAATCAAAAGTATTTTCTTCAGTGTATAGAGGGGTCGAGAGATGCGGTCAATCATACCTACAACCATATTCTCAATGACCATCGCCACAACAACGTGACAATTCTCTATTACAAAGAAATTGATAGCCGACAGTTTGGTGATTGGTCAATGGGTGATATTCCCCAATCTAGCTTGACTGAATTGTTGAACTTACAATTTTCGGCCTCTAACCAATTTAACCCATATGAAATGTCTGGGGAAAGCGCGTATCAAATGTTATTAGAGCTGAAGCAGAACCTGCCATCTGAGTAG
- a CDS encoding transcriptional regulator, with product MFKKLSIDTIRRSITLINSDSGQDNQPLELNRSEYNLLLAFCESHGEVIDKQVLIEKGWPGRVVGDNSLAVAIMKLRKKLDSLELGFEVNNLPGEGYVFINAMNIEIVHDEPGANNDNVVEANESGYGKEFYQAPILQADEDHTDTSTHSIQEESSSTSNVSHRWIKKPVVWEITIALFIGLLTFYFVYREAFECFECFGGAGG from the coding sequence ATGTTTAAAAAACTTTCTATAGATACAATAAGAAGATCCATCACTTTGATAAACAGTGATTCGGGGCAAGACAATCAACCCTTGGAACTGAATCGAAGTGAATATAATTTACTGTTGGCTTTTTGTGAGTCACACGGTGAAGTGATCGATAAACAAGTTCTGATAGAGAAAGGTTGGCCAGGTAGAGTTGTTGGGGACAACTCGTTGGCTGTGGCGATCATGAAGTTAAGGAAAAAATTAGACAGTCTAGAGCTTGGATTTGAAGTGAATAATTTACCTGGAGAAGGGTATGTATTCATCAATGCAATGAACATCGAAATTGTACATGATGAACCTGGCGCTAATAATGATAATGTCGTTGAGGCTAACGAATCAGGCTATGGAAAAGAATTCTACCAAGCACCTATTTTACAAGCTGATGAAGACCATACAGATACGTCTACTCATTCTATTCAAGAAGAATCGTCTTCAACATCTAACGTATCTCATCGTTGGATCAAGAAGCCTGTGGTGTGGGAGATCACCATTGCATTATTTATCGGCTTGCTCACTTTTTACTTTGTCTATCGTGAGGCATTCGAATGTTTTGAATGTTTTGGAGGTGCTGGTGGTTAG
- a CDS encoding TcfC E-set like domain-containing protein — translation MKNSTFITTTILGSLTLSQLVFANGNTLVPAGFEDFYSQQERDVEIKNIDGRYMTIPMSVTYDSVQFSNPDDATTVANELMSSGLNGRTAKQIVSGFTRGQSNTVDCQGDLNLCSLTPKSYDTFYDYHSNKLYLYVNKELLEESQPKAIKKHYASTYNANPGLINNASLYTSSDFTNDLNVNLSDQFILGLPYGSVHVDTYLSNQEDASELNYGYYNLEYQNLRLTAGYHQDRLALNSTSFLLNSTQYHDVNVNLSSSKNLSRTAKNEDQSLYFYAQTQGVLKIFRDEQIIVQQSVQEGQGSVSYSELPNGVYDVTVEISVGTQVVSSESVRIYNANTDTLNTGEFDYSIAAGQFQDNDTYQSDEDQPSGMSSTNEFEDVAFLQGGLAYKWLDTQTVAIGSTLTNEHAMGQLGFKGYLPFDSRYEMFLSNIDSEAWYLSGYWNLGSLGFTYERLNNPDQNPFAEYLYGASDKEQLGISTSYTIGDTVRGYSSVNYIEQSNLYNSSLSNWSLSSGLSTPFIVDSTLDLNVTFNNEQLTSNWDDGELSISLNWSVPLSSKLTGNTGFTVTENGFSQYTNSLETQDLVEDQDTDLRLTASNSYYVNSPNAAVTNVTAYAAKRDEHYQADGFVYAANNGEKALNATLRSTQIIGGKSVSFTTAQSDAYVVVDTQNNIRFDADERRTKGLVVVRTDDQVMNKQYIYDDRAVITLDDYQAATIELDVESVALHNTGQQSVTGYTHPGSVIELNSNVSRVISFVSKFKDIFGNDVHHIECEGPACLNVSSITSGIHKVDVQEGQQFALTSNGQQCYLPSVDDAKQLNFGTNFCQPNLSPMESMMLVSNDKEINVMYIGEFDDINTLNEQLHALTDNGMEFITTRLGRTSFVYLTVNKDLQLSHQQRQHIENVARYANSESLREHNFVLNRPEGN, via the coding sequence GTGAAAAATAGCACGTTTATTACAACAACGATCTTAGGTTCGTTGACCTTGTCACAACTGGTCTTTGCTAATGGAAACACTTTAGTCCCAGCGGGATTTGAAGATTTTTATTCGCAACAAGAGCGCGATGTCGAGATAAAAAACATTGATGGTCGTTACATGACGATTCCTATGTCTGTAACTTACGATTCAGTGCAATTCAGTAACCCTGACGATGCAACTACCGTTGCAAATGAGCTGATGTCATCAGGATTAAATGGGCGTACAGCAAAGCAGATAGTCTCTGGGTTTACTCGCGGTCAGTCTAATACTGTCGACTGCCAAGGTGACCTGAACTTATGTAGCCTTACACCGAAAAGCTACGACACATTTTATGACTATCACTCAAACAAGCTGTACCTCTATGTGAATAAAGAACTGCTTGAAGAGAGCCAACCGAAAGCAATCAAGAAGCATTACGCGTCGACTTACAACGCAAACCCAGGCTTGATTAACAACGCAAGCTTGTACACATCAAGCGATTTTACTAATGACTTGAATGTGAATTTAAGTGATCAATTCATCTTGGGGCTGCCTTATGGCTCGGTTCATGTTGATACCTATCTGAGCAACCAAGAAGATGCGTCCGAGCTGAATTACGGCTACTACAACCTAGAGTACCAAAACCTGCGTTTAACAGCAGGCTACCACCAAGATCGCTTGGCGCTAAACAGCACCTCTTTCTTGCTCAACAGCACGCAATATCATGACGTAAACGTGAATTTATCTTCAAGCAAGAACCTAAGCCGTACTGCTAAAAACGAAGACCAATCACTGTACTTCTATGCGCAAACACAAGGCGTGCTCAAGATCTTCCGCGATGAGCAAATCATCGTGCAACAATCTGTACAAGAAGGCCAAGGAAGCGTTAGCTACTCAGAATTACCAAACGGCGTTTATGACGTAACCGTTGAGATCTCCGTGGGTACTCAAGTGGTTTCTTCTGAATCGGTGCGAATTTACAACGCGAATACAGACACATTGAATACTGGCGAATTCGATTATTCGATCGCCGCGGGCCAATTTCAAGACAACGACACTTACCAAAGTGACGAAGACCAACCATCCGGGATGTCTTCAACTAATGAATTCGAAGACGTGGCATTCCTTCAAGGTGGATTGGCTTATAAATGGTTGGATACACAAACGGTCGCGATTGGTAGCACTTTGACCAACGAACATGCGATGGGGCAATTGGGTTTTAAAGGCTACCTACCATTCGATAGCCGCTATGAAATGTTCCTTTCTAACATCGATAGCGAAGCTTGGTATTTGTCAGGATATTGGAACCTTGGCAGCTTGGGCTTTACCTATGAGCGCCTAAACAACCCAGACCAAAACCCATTTGCAGAATACTTATACGGTGCCAGTGACAAAGAACAGCTCGGTATTTCCACCAGCTACACCATTGGTGACACAGTGCGTGGGTATAGCTCAGTGAATTACATCGAACAAAGTAATTTATACAACAGCTCGCTAAGTAACTGGTCACTGTCTTCTGGCTTAAGTACACCGTTCATTGTCGATTCAACTCTCGACCTAAACGTCACTTTTAACAATGAGCAACTGACATCTAATTGGGACGATGGTGAGCTCTCCATCTCTCTAAATTGGTCGGTACCTCTTTCATCGAAGCTTACTGGCAATACGGGTTTCACCGTCACAGAGAATGGCTTTAGCCAATATACCAACAGCTTAGAGACACAAGATTTAGTCGAGGACCAAGATACAGACTTACGACTTACTGCCAGTAACAGTTACTACGTTAACTCCCCTAATGCGGCAGTGACGAATGTAACAGCGTATGCCGCTAAACGGGATGAACATTACCAAGCTGACGGCTTTGTCTACGCCGCGAACAATGGCGAAAAAGCATTAAACGCGACATTACGCAGTACCCAAATTATTGGTGGCAAGAGCGTGAGTTTCACTACAGCACAAAGTGATGCCTATGTGGTGGTCGATACCCAAAACAACATTCGCTTTGATGCCGATGAGCGCAGAACCAAAGGCTTGGTGGTCGTAAGAACCGATGACCAAGTGATGAATAAACAATACATCTATGACGACCGAGCGGTCATTACGCTAGATGACTACCAAGCCGCAACCATCGAGCTTGATGTCGAGAGCGTCGCTTTGCACAACACTGGTCAGCAATCAGTGACGGGATATACGCACCCTGGTTCGGTCATCGAATTGAATTCAAACGTAAGTCGTGTGATCAGTTTTGTCAGCAAATTCAAAGATATTTTCGGCAACGATGTACACCACATTGAATGTGAAGGCCCAGCTTGCCTGAACGTATCAAGCATTACGTCCGGCATTCACAAAGTCGATGTACAAGAAGGTCAACAGTTCGCACTAACTAGTAACGGCCAGCAATGTTACTTACCGTCTGTCGATGACGCGAAACAGCTGAACTTTGGTACCAACTTCTGCCAGCCAAACTTGAGTCCAATGGAATCAATGATGTTGGTGAGCAACGACAAAGAAATTAACGTGATGTACATCGGTGAATTCGATGACATCAACACACTGAACGAACAATTGCATGCACTGACTGACAACGGGATGGAGTTTATTACCACGCGTCTAGGTCGTACTTCTTTTGTTTACCTGACTGTAAATAAGGATCTTCAACTCAGTCATCAACAACGTCAACACATAGAAAATGTTGCTCGCTACGCCAATTCGGAATCGCTACGAGAGCACAACTTTGTACTTAACCGACCTGAAGGTAACTGA
- a CDS encoding outer membrane beta-barrel protein — MKLSTFSFDNTLTTKYVIVGALMLPNLCLADASPFYIGADVTNAGKTNSEVSDTAFGGQILLGYDLSKTWSLEASTGYYGHIKTMEEPDLPYSDVHEERFNSTDISLLGTIPLSRHYNLYAGAGSLLEGNTWSPIGQLGVTYEFDEQLSLKFGYKFIFSDDPEKELQVLSVGMRYHFPTQNEPVSEPIVYDDVSVTSTSEVTVYEPKVVAEVEPQTCEPVRYIVQKDDWLIKIAHNHHISFEELKKHNHSFKDLKDIDLIHTGDIVFLPNAHCN; from the coding sequence ATGAAACTATCGACTTTTTCTTTCGATAATACTTTAACGACTAAATACGTTATCGTAGGAGCCTTGATGTTACCTAACCTATGCTTGGCCGACGCCTCGCCGTTTTACATCGGTGCTGATGTCACTAATGCAGGTAAGACAAACTCTGAGGTATCTGACACCGCATTTGGTGGGCAGATTCTATTGGGTTACGACCTAAGCAAAACATGGTCACTAGAAGCTAGCACCGGTTATTACGGACATATAAAAACCATGGAAGAACCGGACCTCCCTTATTCAGACGTTCATGAAGAAAGATTCAACAGTACCGATATTTCGTTACTCGGTACTATTCCACTGTCACGCCATTACAACCTTTACGCTGGCGCGGGTTCGTTACTGGAGGGCAATACATGGTCTCCGATCGGCCAGCTTGGCGTGACGTATGAGTTTGATGAACAGCTAAGCCTGAAGTTTGGCTATAAGTTCATCTTCAGCGATGACCCAGAAAAAGAGCTGCAAGTTCTTAGTGTCGGTATGCGCTACCATTTCCCAACACAAAATGAACCCGTCTCTGAACCGATTGTGTACGACGACGTTTCTGTCACTTCTACTTCAGAAGTAACGGTGTATGAACCTAAAGTTGTCGCTGAGGTAGAGCCTCAAACCTGTGAGCCTGTTCGCTACATCGTTCAGAAAGACGATTGGCTGATTAAGATTGCTCACAATCACCACATTAGTTTTGAAGAACTGAAAAAGCACAATCATAGCTTTAAAGATCTCAAAGATATCGACTTGATTCATACGGGCGATATCGTGTTTCTTCCCAACGCACACTGTAATTAA